Proteins encoded in a region of the Vicia villosa cultivar HV-30 ecotype Madison, WI linkage group LG5, Vvil1.0, whole genome shotgun sequence genome:
- the LOC131604664 gene encoding uncharacterized protein LOC131604664 codes for MDRKWMFANQTSREYEDGVKEFVRFAVAHAKDTSKIACPCLECCYDAVSADDLMDHLICNGIDKSYTCWTMHGEEKKKSTNLRDAPTLFENDKQEFDRVEEFVNLIEEDLRDCPEMFEKLVSDAKKPLYDGCTKFTRLSSVLKLYNLKAGNGWSDKSFTDLLTLLKDILPENNVLPSRTYEAKKMLCSIGMSYEKIHACPNDCILFRNEYTSLDMCPKCSAPRYKKNKTAPAKVLWYFPIIPRFRRMYNNAEDAKQFTWHADERVMDGMLRHPADSPQWAKIDNDYPYFGKEPRNLRLALSTDGINPHGIQSSSHSTWPVIMLIYNLPPWLCMKRKFMMLTMLISGPKQPGNDIDIYLVPLIEDLILMWETGVEVYDGFKKELFTLRAMLFGTINDFPAYGNLSGYSVKGKCACPICEDNTNWTRLEYCMKNVFLGHRRFLNTKHRYRKWRKSFNGKSEEAIAPVSLTGDQLHEKVKLLSNKFGKPFAGELVTCGWKKKSIFFELPYWKSLYVRHFLDVMHIEKNVFESVIGTLLNVPGKSKDNINARLDLQSMGLRKELKPVKKGSRTYLPPAAHTLSRKEKIILCKFLHGVKVPEGYSSNIKSLVSMKDLKLKGLKSHDCHVLMENFLPIGIRSILPEKVRCTITKLCFFFKAICSKVIDPEKLPLLQKEIVVTLCELEMYFPPSFFDIMVHLTVHLVMETQYCGPAYMRWMYPIERYMKILKSYVKNRSRPEGCIVERYIVEESVEFCTEYLSNVETIGLPVSRHSGRTVGEGTSASKVVTISNIELEQAHLYVLHNADEVELYVEKHKEELKSLNHNKSENWLTKEHNRSFISWLKNHIFLEFARKPDSISERLRWLANGPNVDVLSYSSYVINNYTFFTKERDLQSTMQNSGVTLVAQSMHISSAKDVNPSFSKLSYFGVIEHIWELDYSSFQVPVFGCKWVDNNNGIRVDDYGFMKVDLTRVGYKDEPFILASQAHQVFYVTDPADTKWSIVLLTNKVNGHCNQECEDDPFIKTPQFLEHDPTLDDTIYMRNDHNEGIWINPSFRVMQNHKTQKPTRKRKRLT; via the coding sequence ATGGATCGGAAATGGATGTTTGCTAATCAAACCTCAAGAGAATACGAAGATGGAGTGAAAGAGTTTGTTAGATTTGCTGTTGCTCATGCAAAAGACACTAGTAAAATCGCATGTCCTTGCTTAGAATGTTGTTATGACGCTGTTAGTgctgatgatttgatggatcactTAATATGTAATGGAATCGATaaaagttatacatgttggacaatgcacgGGGAAGAAAAAAAGAAGTCCACTAATTTGAGAGACGCGCCAACTCTTTTCGAAAATGATAAACAAGAGTTTGATCGAGTCGAAGAATTTGTGAATTTAATTGAAGAAGATCTTCGTGATTGTCCAGAAATGTTTGAGAAATTAGTAAGTGATGCAAAGAAACCGTTGTACGATGGATGTActaaattcacaagattgtcctCAGTATTAAAATTGTATAATTTAAAAGCCGGAAATGGATGGTCTGATAAGAGTTTCACTGACTTGTTAACTTTGTTAAAAGATATTTTGCCTGAGAATAATGTGCTCCCAAGTAGAACTTACGAGGCTAAGAAAATGTTATGTTCTATTGGCATGAGTTATGAAAAGATACATGCTTGTCCTAATGATTGCATTTTATTTCGAAATGAGTATACATCATTGGATATGTGTCCCAAATGCAGTGCTCCGcgatataagaaaaataaaacagcTCCAGCCAAAGTGTTATGGTATTTTCCAATAATCCCAAGATTTAGGCGCATGTATAATAACGCAGAAGATGCAAAACAATTTacatggcatgcagatgaaagagttATGGATGGGATGCTTCGACATCCTGCAGATTCTCCTCAATGGGCAAAAATTGATAATGATTACCCATACTTTGGGAAAGAACCAAGAAACCTACGTCTTGCATTGTCTACTGACGGAATTAATCCACATGGTATTCAGAGTAGTTCTCATAGTACTTGGCCAGTGATTATGTTGATTTATAATCTACCTccatggctatgtatgaagcgcaAGTTTATGATGCTAACTATGTTGATTTCTGGGCCTAAGCAACCAGGAAATGATATAGATATATATTTGGTTCCATTAATTGAAGATTTAATACTTATGTGGGAGACAGGTGTAGAGGTATATGATGGGTTTAAAAAAGAGCTCTTCACATTGAGGGCTATGTTATTTGGAACAATAAATGATTTTCCAGCCTATGGAAATCTATCAGGATATAGTGTCAAGGGAAAATGTGCATGCCCCATATGTGAAGATAATACAAATTGGACGCGATTGGAGTATTGTATGAAGAATGTATTTCTTGggcatcgtagattcttaaatacGAAACATCGTTATCGAAAGTGGAGAAAATCATTTAATGGTAAATCAGAAGAAGCTATAGCTCCTGTATCTTTGACGGGAGATCAATTACACGAAAAGGTAAAACTTTTGAGTAATAAATTTGGAAAGCCTTTTGCAGGGGAACTTGTCACATGTGGatggaaaaaaaaatcaattttctttgaacttccatattggaagtcattATATGTAAGACATTTCCTTGATGtcatgcatattgaaaaaaatgtcttcgaAAGTGtaataggtacgttactcaatgtgccaggaaagtctaaggataaCATTAATGCAAGGTTAGATCTGCAAAGTATGGGATTAAGAAAAGAATTGAAACCAGTTAAGAAGGGAAGTCGTACATATCTACCCCCGGCAGCTCATActctatcaagaaaagaaaaaattatcTTATGTAAGTTTCTTCATGGAGTTAAAGTTCCAGAGGGGTACTCTTCAAACATTAAGAGTTTGGTATCTATGAAGGATCTTAAGTTAAAAGgtttaaaatctcatgattgtcatgtgTTAATGGAGAATTTTCtgccaataggtatacgttccaTTTTACCTGAAAAGGTGCGATGTACCATAACTAAACTATGTTTCTTCTTCAAAGCTATTTGTAGCAAAGTTATTGATCCTGAAAAGTTGCCACTATTACAAAAGGAAATTGTTGTGACCTTGTGCGAGCTTGAGATGTATTTTCCACCCTCGTTTTTTGATATAATGGTTCATTTAACAGTCCACCTTGTTATGGAAACACAATATtgtggaccagcttatatgaggtGGATGTACCCAATCGAGCGTtacatgaaaatattaaaaagctATGTGAAAAATCGAAGTCGACCAGAGGGTTGCATTGTTGAAAGGTATATAGTCGAAGAATccgttgagttttgtactgaataccTCTCTAATGTTGAAACCATAGGGCTTCCAGTTTCACGACACTCAGGAAGAACAGTAGGTGAAGGGACTAGTGCAAGTAAAGTAGTGACCATCTCGAACATTGAATTAGAGCAAGCACACTTATATGTTCTACACAATGCCGATGAGGTTGAGCTATATGTTGAAAAGCACAAGGAAGAACTTAAGAGTTTGAACCATAACAAAAGTGAAAATTGGTTAACTAAAGAACACAATCGAAGTTTTATATCATGgctaaaaaatcatatttttttagaatttgctAGAAAACCCGATTCAATTTCTGAAAGATTGAGATGGCTAGCAAATGGTCCAAATGTAGATGTTCTGTCTTATTCTAGttatgtaattaataattatacaTTTTTTACGAAAGAACGTGATCTCCAAAGCacaatgcaaaatagtggtgtcacACTCGTAGCTCAATCTATGCATATATCTAGTGCTAAAGACGTAAATCCCTCATTTTCCAAATTATCATATTTTGGGGTCATTGAACATATTTGGGAGTTGGATTACTCATCCTTTCAAGTACCTGtgtttggttgcaagtgggttgataATAACAATGGCATTCGAGTTGATGATTATGGGTTCATGAAGGTGGATCTAACTAGAGTGGGATATAAAGATGAGCCTTTTATTTTAGCTTCACAAGCTCACCAAGTGTTTTATGTCACTGATCCTGCTGATACAAAGTGGTCTATTGTACTTTTAACTAACAAAGTAAATGGTCATTGCAATCAAGAATGTGAGGATGATCCTTTCATTAAAACACCACAATTCCTTGAGCATGACCCAACTTTAGATGATACTATCTATATGAGAAACGATCACAATGAAGGAATTTGGATCAATCCATCTTTTCGCgtaatgcaaaatcataaaactCAGAAACCAACAAGGAAAAGGAAAAGATTGACTTGA